Proteins encoded by one window of Blautia faecicola:
- a CDS encoding xanthine dehydrogenase family protein molybdopterin-binding subunit — MQVVGQPVMKKDAMALVTGKPVFTQDVAPADCLVVKVLRSPHANANILSIKTDAAKKVPGIEAVYTWEDVPTQRFTMAGQTYPEPSPYDRQILDQHVRYVGDPVAIVAGENEECVDKALKIIKVQYEVLPAILDFHKAKDNEILVHPEENWKALCPVGADNKRNLVATGTSGYGDVEAVFKDCEVMVEETYHVKADQQAMMETFRTCCFMDAYGRLNVVSSTQIVFHVRRILSNALGIPKSKIRVSKPRIGGGFGAKQSVVAEVFPAFVTWKTGKPSMIIYSRQESQTASSPRHEMEVTVRLGAMKNGKIRAIDVYTLSNSGAYGEHGPTTVGLSGHKSIPLYEGSLEAHRFSYDVVYSNVMSAGAYRGYGATQGQFAVESAVNQLAAKIGIDPLKVREMNMVREGVQMHSYYDEVSNSCALDRCLERAAKMIGWEDKYPARDMGNGKVRSVGMAMSMQGSGISGVDVGSADIKLNEDGIYTLAIGAADMGTGCDTILAQMVAECMMCPIENVIVSGADTDTSPYDSGSYASSTTYITGRAVEKACRKLQERIVQEAAKILNCESEELEFAGDSVKRLATGEEVSLTQIGTSSMCGSINALEAVEDSSSPVSPPPFMAGMVEIELDKETGHVEVLDYVAVVDCGTVINPNLARVQVEGGIVQGIGMALYENIQYSPKGQLRNNSFMQYKVPTRLDMGKLRVEFESSYEPTGPFGAKSIGEIVINTPSPALAHAIYNATGLWFRELPITSEKIAMGLLKK; from the coding sequence ATGCAGGTAGTAGGACAACCGGTGATGAAAAAAGATGCAATGGCGCTGGTAACAGGAAAACCGGTCTTTACACAGGATGTGGCTCCGGCTGACTGTCTGGTGGTAAAAGTACTTCGAAGCCCGCATGCCAACGCAAATATTCTGTCAATAAAAACAGATGCAGCAAAGAAGGTTCCGGGAATCGAAGCTGTGTATACTTGGGAAGATGTACCAACCCAGCGTTTTACCATGGCCGGACAGACCTATCCGGAGCCAAGTCCCTATGACCGTCAGATCCTGGATCAGCATGTACGCTATGTGGGGGATCCGGTGGCCATCGTAGCGGGAGAGAATGAGGAGTGCGTAGACAAAGCACTGAAAATCATTAAAGTGCAGTACGAAGTTCTACCGGCCATTCTGGATTTTCACAAAGCAAAAGATAATGAGATTCTGGTTCACCCGGAAGAAAACTGGAAAGCATTATGTCCGGTGGGAGCAGATAATAAGCGCAATCTGGTGGCAACAGGAACCAGCGGTTACGGGGATGTGGAAGCCGTTTTCAAAGACTGTGAAGTGATGGTGGAAGAGACCTATCATGTAAAAGCAGATCAGCAGGCGATGATGGAGACTTTCCGTACCTGCTGCTTTATGGATGCTTATGGCAGACTGAATGTGGTGAGTTCCACACAGATCGTCTTTCATGTACGAAGGATCCTGTCCAATGCCCTGGGAATACCAAAATCAAAGATCCGTGTCAGCAAACCGAGAATCGGTGGTGGATTCGGGGCAAAACAGTCGGTGGTAGCGGAAGTTTTCCCGGCTTTTGTCACCTGGAAGACCGGAAAACCGTCGATGATCATTTACAGCAGACAGGAATCCCAGACGGCATCCTCCCCGCGTCATGAGATGGAAGTGACGGTACGGCTGGGAGCAATGAAAAACGGAAAGATCCGCGCGATCGATGTCTATACCCTGTCCAATTCCGGTGCATATGGCGAGCACGGTCCGACAACGGTTGGTCTGTCCGGACATAAATCGATTCCGTTATATGAGGGATCGCTGGAGGCTCATCGTTTTTCCTATGACGTAGTTTACAGTAATGTGATGTCTGCAGGTGCATACCGTGGATACGGAGCAACTCAGGGGCAGTTTGCGGTAGAATCCGCTGTCAATCAGCTGGCGGCAAAGATCGGCATAGATCCTCTGAAGGTTCGTGAGATGAACATGGTACGTGAAGGGGTGCAGATGCATTCTTATTACGATGAGGTAAGTAATAGCTGTGCCCTGGATCGTTGTCTGGAACGTGCGGCAAAGATGATCGGCTGGGAAGACAAATATCCGGCAAGAGATATGGGAAACGGTAAAGTGCGAAGCGTGGGAATGGCCATGTCCATGCAGGGTTCCGGTATCTCCGGTGTGGATGTGGGGTCTGCGGATATCAAACTGAACGAAGACGGTATCTACACCCTTGCGATAGGTGCGGCAGATATGGGAACCGGCTGTGATACGATTCTGGCACAGATGGTAGCAGAATGTATGATGTGCCCGATTGAAAATGTGATCGTCAGCGGTGCGGATACGGATACATCTCCGTATGATTCCGGATCTTATGCATCCAGTACCACGTATATTACCGGACGTGCGGTAGAAAAGGCCTGCAGAAAATTACAGGAACGGATCGTGCAGGAAGCTGCAAAGATCCTGAACTGTGAAAGTGAGGAACTGGAATTCGCCGGAGACAGTGTAAAACGTCTGGCTACTGGTGAGGAAGTTTCTCTTACCCAGATCGGTACCAGTTCCATGTGCGGAAGTATCAATGCTCTAGAAGCTGTGGAAGACAGCAGCTCACCGGTGTCCCCGCCTCCGTTTATGGCTGGTATGGTAGAGATTGAACTGGATAAAGAGACTGGTCATGTAGAGGTTCTTGATTATGTGGCAGTTGTGGACTGTGGTACGGTCATCAATCCGAATCTGGCACGGGTTCAGGTGGAAGGAGGCATTGTACAGGGAATCGGTATGGCACTGTATGAGAATATTCAGTACAGCCCGAAAGGACAGCTGAGAAATAATTCCTTCATGCAGTATAAAGTTCCGACCCGTCTGGATATGGGAAAACTGCGTGTGGAGTTTGAGAGCAGTTACGAACCGACAGGACCGTTCGGGGCCAAATCCATCGGTGAGATCGTTATTAATACGCCATCACCGGCACTGGCGCATGCAATCTATAATGCAACCGGTCTGTGGTTCCGGGAACTGCCGATCACAAGCGAAAAAATTGCGATGGGACTCTTGAAAAAATGA
- a CDS encoding (2Fe-2S)-binding protein: MKIQMTLNGKKITEEIQPGMLLLDFVRAHGCKSVKRGCETANCGLCTVFVDDKPVLSCSTLVARVSGHKVDTLEGLQEEAAEFGAFIANQGAEQCGFCNPGMIMNALALFRENTDPSEEEIKEYLAGNLCRCSGYEGQLRGIQQFLAYKKEKEGAVCR; the protein is encoded by the coding sequence ATGAAGATCCAGATGACGTTAAATGGTAAAAAAATCACAGAAGAGATTCAGCCGGGGATGCTCCTGCTGGATTTTGTGCGTGCCCATGGGTGTAAAAGTGTGAAAAGAGGATGTGAGACGGCAAACTGCGGGTTGTGTACCGTATTTGTAGATGATAAACCGGTACTTTCCTGTTCCACTCTGGTGGCGAGAGTATCTGGCCATAAAGTAGATACTCTGGAAGGACTGCAGGAGGAAGCGGCGGAGTTCGGTGCATTTATCGCCAATCAGGGAGCAGAACAGTGCGGTTTCTGTAATCCGGGCATGATCATGAACGCACTGGCACTGTTTCGTGAGAATACGGATCCATCCGAGGAAGAAATCAAAGAATATCTGGCAGGAAATCTATGCCGTTGTTCCGGATACGAAGGACAGCTCCGGGGAATCCAGCAGTTTCTTGCTTATAAAAAAGAGAAAGAAGGTGCAGTATGCAGGTAG
- a CDS encoding FAD binding domain-containing protein — protein sequence MIKIKEYVMAESLEQAYELNQKKRNCIIGGMLWLKMGNRMVPTAIDLSNLGLNTIEENEEEFSIGCMTTLRQLEQHEGLNSYTNGAVSESVRSIVGVQFRNLATVGGSVFGRFGFSDVLTCFLALDTWVELYKGGCIPLAEFARQKPNRDILVRLIVKKHEDKSVYLSHRNSKTDFPVLTCGISLREGQIYTAVGARPSRAVCLCVSEADWKKKGSEALAGELAAQFPTEGNMRAGKEFRSHLAEVLIGRGLKQIEKMQEV from the coding sequence ATGATTAAAATAAAAGAATACGTGATGGCAGAAAGCCTGGAGCAGGCGTATGAATTGAATCAGAAGAAGCGAAACTGTATTATTGGAGGTATGTTGTGGCTGAAGATGGGAAATCGGATGGTTCCGACAGCCATCGATCTGTCCAATCTGGGACTGAATACCATCGAGGAAAATGAAGAAGAGTTTTCCATTGGCTGTATGACAACTCTGCGACAGCTGGAGCAGCACGAGGGACTGAATAGCTACACAAACGGTGCAGTCAGTGAGAGCGTAAGAAGTATAGTCGGTGTACAGTTCCGAAATCTGGCAACCGTTGGCGGAAGTGTTTTCGGAAGATTTGGTTTCTCAGATGTACTGACCTGTTTTCTGGCACTGGATACCTGGGTGGAACTGTACAAAGGCGGCTGCATTCCCCTTGCCGAATTTGCCAGGCAAAAACCGAATCGGGATATTCTGGTGCGCCTGATTGTGAAAAAACATGAGGATAAAAGTGTCTATCTGTCTCACAGAAATTCAAAAACAGATTTTCCGGTACTGACCTGTGGTATTTCGTTACGGGAGGGACAGATCTATACGGCAGTCGGTGCCCGTCCGTCGAGAGCAGTCTGTCTGTGTGTGTCCGAGGCTGACTGGAAGAAAAAGGGCAGTGAAGCACTGGCCGGAGAACTGGCTGCGCAGTTCCCGACAGAAGGAAATATGCGTGCGGGAAAAGAATTCCGAAGCCATCTGGCAGAAGTTCTGATCGGCAGAGGGCTCAAACAGATCGAAAAGATGCAGGAGGTATAA
- the pflA gene encoding pyruvate formate-lyase-activating protein codes for MSEEKKELTGYIHSLESFGSVDGPGVRYVIFVSGCAMRCQFCHNPDTWDMKVGTPYTADELLKKAVRYKGYWGKEGGITVSGGEPMLQIDFLTELFRKAKAQGIHTTLDTSGNPFTREGERFEKIKKLLEVTDLVMLDIKHIDDEQHKILTGQTNQNILDMARYLDEIGKPMWIRHVLVPERSDKDEYLTRLDAFIRSLHNVQKVEVLPYHTLGAYKWKELGYEYPLEGIDPPTQERIKNANQLLHTGARV; via the coding sequence ATGTCAGAAGAAAAGAAAGAACTGACAGGATATATTCATTCACTGGAAAGTTTCGGTTCCGTAGACGGACCGGGAGTACGATATGTGATCTTTGTGTCCGGATGTGCGATGCGCTGCCAGTTTTGCCATAACCCGGATACCTGGGATATGAAAGTTGGAACGCCTTACACCGCAGATGAACTGCTGAAAAAAGCAGTCCGCTACAAAGGATACTGGGGAAAAGAAGGCGGAATCACCGTCTCCGGCGGCGAACCGATGCTGCAGATCGATTTTCTGACAGAACTTTTCAGGAAAGCCAAAGCCCAGGGCATCCACACCACACTGGATACCAGCGGCAATCCATTTACCAGAGAGGGCGAGCGCTTTGAGAAGATCAAAAAACTTCTGGAAGTGACCGATCTTGTGATGCTGGATATCAAACACATCGATGACGAACAGCATAAGATTCTCACTGGTCAGACGAACCAGAACATTCTGGATATGGCAAGATACCTCGATGAGATCGGAAAACCGATGTGGATCCGCCACGTGTTAGTGCCGGAGCGAAGCGACAAAGACGAATATCTGACCCGTCTGGATGCATTTATCCGGTCTCTTCACAATGTACAGAAAGTAGAAGTACTGCCGTATCACACACTGGGTGCATACAAATGGAAAGAACTCGGTTATGAGTATCCGCTGGAAGGCATCGATCCGCCAACTCAGGAGAGAATCAAAAATGCAAATCAGCTGCTGCATACAGGAGCGCGGGTTTAA
- the pflB gene encoding formate C-acetyltransferase encodes MAKFEQWEGFQGKNWVNSVDVRDFIQCNYTPYDGDETFLEGPTEATDKLWGKLQELQKEERAKGGVLDMETEVVSGITAYGPGYIDESMKDLEAVVGLQTDKPLKRAFMPYGGIKMAEKACTTHGYTPSEKLHEIFTKYHKTHNQGVFDIYTDEMKVARHNKIITGLPDTYGRGRIVGDYRRVALYGIDFLLEKKHYDMKRYERHGMKGTDFRLREELADQMKALNEMKEMAASYGFDISVPAKNAKEAAQWLYFGYLAAIKTQNGAAMSVGRVSTFLDIYIERDLKAGVLTEKEAQELIDHMVMKFRMVKFARITSYTELFSGDPVWATLEVGGMGQDGRSMVTKNDYRFLHTLENMGPSPEPNLTVLYSSRLPESFKDYAARISVTTSSIQYENDDVMRPVWGDDYSICCCVSATQTGKEIQFFGARANLAKCLLYAINGGIDEKTKVQVGPAYRPITAEYMDYDEVMEHYDTMMDWLAKLYVDTLNMIHYMHDKYYYEAAEMALIDTDVRRTFATGIAGFSHVVDSLSAIKYAKVKAIRDEDGVVVDFETEGDFPRYGNDDDRADDIAIWLLKTFMHKLNKCHTYRDSEPTTSILTITSNVVYGKATGTLPDGRKLGEPLAPGANPSYGAEKSGLLASLNSVAKLPYELALDGISNTQTISPSALGHDDDERVNNLVHILDGYFDQGAHHLNVNVFGTEKLIDAMEHPEKPEYANFTIRVSGYAVKFIDLTREQQLDVIARTCHKTM; translated from the coding sequence ATGAAACTTTCCTGGAGGGACCTACAGAGGCAACAGATAAACTGTGGGGAAAACTGCAGGAGCTGCAGAAAGAAGAACGTGCAAAAGGCGGCGTTCTGGATATGGAAACAGAAGTAGTTTCCGGTATCACAGCATATGGCCCGGGATATATCGATGAAAGCATGAAAGATCTGGAAGCAGTCGTTGGTCTGCAGACAGACAAACCGCTGAAGAGAGCATTCATGCCTTACGGTGGAATCAAGATGGCTGAGAAAGCTTGCACAACACACGGATATACACCGAGTGAGAAACTGCATGAAATCTTCACAAAATATCATAAAACACATAACCAGGGTGTATTCGATATCTATACTGACGAGATGAAAGTTGCCCGTCACAATAAAATCATCACCGGTCTGCCGGATACTTACGGTCGTGGACGTATCGTAGGCGATTACCGTCGTGTAGCTCTGTACGGTATCGATTTCCTGCTGGAGAAAAAACACTACGATATGAAACGCTACGAAAGACATGGAATGAAAGGAACTGATTTCCGTCTTCGTGAAGAACTTGCAGATCAGATGAAAGCTCTGAACGAAATGAAAGAAATGGCTGCATCTTACGGATTTGATATTTCCGTACCGGCGAAAAACGCAAAAGAAGCAGCACAGTGGCTGTACTTCGGATATCTGGCAGCAATCAAGACTCAGAACGGAGCAGCAATGAGTGTTGGCCGTGTATCCACATTCCTGGATATCTATATCGAGAGAGACCTGAAAGCAGGTGTTCTGACAGAGAAAGAAGCACAGGAATTGATTGACCATATGGTTATGAAATTCAGAATGGTAAAATTCGCAAGAATTACTTCCTATACAGAACTGTTCTCCGGTGACCCGGTATGGGCTACTCTGGAAGTTGGTGGTATGGGACAGGACGGACGTTCCATGGTAACAAAGAACGATTACCGTTTCCTGCATACTCTGGAAAACATGGGACCGTCTCCGGAACCGAACCTGACTGTTCTTTATTCTTCCAGACTGCCGGAATCTTTCAAAGATTACGCAGCAAGAATTTCTGTAACAACAAGTTCTATCCAGTACGAAAACGACGATGTTATGCGTCCGGTATGGGGCGATGACTACAGCATCTGCTGCTGTGTATCCGCTACTCAGACCGGTAAAGAGATCCAGTTCTTCGGTGCACGTGCGAACCTGGCAAAATGCTTACTGTACGCAATCAACGGTGGTATCGATGAGAAGACAAAAGTTCAGGTTGGACCTGCTTACAGACCAATCACAGCAGAATACATGGATTATGATGAAGTAATGGAACATTACGACACCATGATGGACTGGCTGGCAAAACTGTATGTAGATACTCTGAACATGATTCACTACATGCATGACAAATATTATTACGAAGCAGCAGAGATGGCTCTGATCGATACGGATGTAAGACGTACTTTCGCAACCGGTATCGCAGGTTTCTCTCACGTAGTAGATTCCCTGAGTGCGATCAAATACGCAAAAGTAAAAGCAATCCGTGACGAAGACGGTGTGGTAGTTGATTTTGAGACAGAGGGCGATTTCCCGAGATACGGTAACGATGATGACCGTGCAGACGATATCGCAATCTGGCTGCTGAAAACATTCATGCACAAACTGAACAAATGCCATACTTACAGAGATTCCGAGCCGACAACTTCTATCCTGACAATCACATCCAACGTAGTATACGGTAAAGCTACCGGTACTCTGCCGGATGGAAGAAAATTGGGTGAGCCTCTGGCACCAGGAGCTAACCCATCTTACGGCGCAGAGAAGAGCGGCCTGCTGGCTTCCCTGAACTCTGTAGCAAAACTGCCATACGAACTGGCACTGGATGGTATCTCCAATACACAGACCATCAGCCCGAGCGCACTGGGTCATGACGATGACGAAAGAGTCAACAACCTGGTACACATCCTGGATGGTTACTTCGATCAGGGTGCACATCACCTGAACGTAAACGTATTCGGTACAGAAAAACTGATCGACGCTATGGAACATCCGGAGAAACCGGAATACGCAAACTTCACAATCCGTGTATCCGGATATGCTGTTAAGTTCATCGACCTGACTCGTGAACAGCAGCTGGATGTTATCGCAAGAACCTGCCACAAAACAATGTAA